The Maridesulfovibrio sp. genomic sequence GGGGTCGATATGGTAATGATCAATTTCAACGGTAAGCTGCTCACCTTTACAGCAGGCCTGAGCCAATTTGGGAGATGCATTGTCCACATGCTTGGTTACGGTGAACGGATTGTGAATACGCTGTCCGGTGGGAAGACCGGTATGGGTATCCTTGGGGATTTCCACATTATGATCCAGCGCATAGACAAGCATGGTATCTTTTTTATCGCCGGTCTGGGTGCAATCACCCTTGATTTGTCCCTGAGTCTTTCCTGTTACTTTCATATACGAAGTAAGTGCCATAACCCTTCTCCTCAAAGTTAATGATTAAAGGTTTACCGGTTCAGCGGCTGCTGTCGCGAAGAGGACAACAGCCGGACTCTTTTTCAGGCTGACTATTCTTTCTCCAGCTTTCCGACCAATGACAAAGTGAATGCCGCACCCATGTACTTGAAATGCGGACGGGCCTTCAGGGAAACCTGATACCAGCCCGGATCTCCTTCTACATCGCTGACCTCAATCTTGGCCATGCGCAAGGGGCGGCGGCTGCGTACACTGGGTGCGGGGTTGTCCATCTCGGT encodes the following:
- a CDS encoding Hcp family type VI secretion system effector; the encoded protein is MALTSYMKVTGKTQGQIKGDCTQTGDKKDTMLVYALDHNVEIPKDTHTGLPTGQRIHNPFTVTKHVDNASPKLAQACCKGEQLTVEIDHYHIDPTGIEKKYYTIKMEEAIIVNLHSYKPVTFLPDNKAYHDMEDVSFTYSKITWTYADGNIEYTDDWKSS